The following proteins come from a genomic window of Panicum hallii strain FIL2 chromosome 8, PHallii_v3.1, whole genome shotgun sequence:
- the LOC112902384 gene encoding peroxidase 4-like — protein sequence MAARASAAARCIAVLLMLAGTSSAQLSTSFYSSSCPGLYSAVKSVVQSAIAREKRMGASIVRLFFHDCFVQGCDASLLLDDTASVQGEKMATPNNGSVRGFEVIDAIKSAVEKVCPGVVSCADILAIAARDSVVSLGGPSWDVKVGRRDSRTASFSGANNNIPPPTSGLANLTSLFAAQGLSQKDMVALSGAHTIGLARCTNFRAHVYNETNIDGAFARTRQSGCPSTSGTGDNNLAPLDLQTPAVFENNYYKNLVRKKGLLHSDQELFNGGATDAQVQSYVSSQSAFFADFVTGMIKMGDITPLTGSNGEIRKNCRRIN from the exons ATGGCTGCTCGTGCATCAGCAGCTGCAAGATGCATCGCTGTCCTCTTGATGCTGGCCGGCACCTCGTCGGCGCAGCTGTCCACCAGCTTCTACTCCAGCTCCTGCCCCGGCTTGTACAGTGCCGTCAAGTCGGTGGTGCAGTCCGCCATCGCCAGGGAGAAGCGCATGGGCGCCTCCATCGTTCGCCTCTTCTTCCACGACTGCTTCGTCCAA GGTTGCGACGCGTCGTTGCTGCTGGATGACACGGCCAGTGTCCAGGGCGAGAAGATGGCGACGCCCAACAACGGCTCCGTGAGGGGCTTCGAGGTGATCGACGCCATCAAGTCCGCCGTTGAGAAGGTCTGCCCCGGCGTCGTCTCCTGCGCCGACATCCTCGCCATCGCAGCCAGGGACAGCGTAGTCAGC CTTGGGGGGCCGAGCTGGGACgtcaaggttgggaggagggaCTCGAGGACGGCGAGCTTCAGTGGCGCCAACAACAACATCCCGCCACCGACGTCGGGCCTCGCCAACCTGACATCACTCTTCGCCGCGCAGGGGCTCTCCCAAAAGGACATGGTCGCGCTCTCTG GTGCTCACACCATAGGTCTAGCACGTTGCACCAACTTCAGAGCCCACGTATACAATGAAACCAACATCGATGGTGCCTTTGCAAGGACAAGGCAATCAGGTTGCCCTAGCACCTCAGGTACAGGTGACAACAACTTGGCACCTCTGGACCTTCAAACGCCGGCCGTCTTTGAGAACAACTACTACAAGAACCTTGTTAGAAAGAAGGGACTTCTGCACTCTGATCAGGAGCTCTTCAATGGCGGAGCCACCGACGCACAAGTCCAATCGTATGTTAGTAGCCAAAGCGCATTTTTCGCAGATTTTGTGACAGGCATGATCAAGATGGGTGACATTACACCTTTGACGGGTTCCAACGGGGAGATAAGGAAGAACTGCAGAAGGATCAACTAG
- the LOC112902671 gene encoding peroxidase 4-like has protein sequence MATRAASSAARCGSGAAVLLMLLAVLAGTSSAQLSTGFYSYSCPGVYDAVKSVMQAAIAREQRMGASILRLFFHDCFVQGCDASLLLDDTASFQGEKMATPNNGSVRGFEVIDAIKSAVEKVCPGVVSCADILAIAARDSVVSLGGPSWDVKVGRRDSTTASFSGANNNIPPPTSGLANLTSLFAAQGLSQKDMVALSGAHTIGLARCTNFRAHVYNDTNIDGAFARTRQSGCPRTSGSGDNNLAPLDLQTPTVFENNYYKNLVCKKGLLHSDQELFNGGSTDAQVQSYVSSQSAFSADFVTGMIKMGDIMPLTGSNGEIRKNCRRIN, from the exons ATGGCTACTCGAGCCGCATCATCAGCTGCAAGATGCGGCAGCGGCGCCGCTGTCCTCTTGATGCTGCTCGCCGTGCTGGCTGGCACCTCTTCGGCGCAGCTGTCCACCGGCTTCTACTCCTACTCGTGCCCCGGCGTGTACGACGCCGTCAAGTCGGTGATGCAGGCCGCCATCGCCAGGGAGCAGCGCATGGGCGCCTCCATCCTCCGCCTCTTCTTCCACGACTGCTTCGTCCAA GGCTGCGACGCGTCGTTGCTTCTGGACGACACGGCCAGCTTCCAGGGCGAGAAGATGGCGACACCCAACAACGGCTCCGTCAGAGGCTTCGAGGTGATCGACGCCATCAAGTCCGCCGTTGAGAAGGTCTGCCCCGGCGTCGTCTCCTGCGCCGACATCCTCGCCATCGCAGCCAGGGACAGCGTCGTCAGC CTGGGCGGGCCGAGCTGGGACgtcaaggttgggaggagggaCTCGACGACGGCGAGCTTCAGCGGCGCCAACAACAACATCCCGCCGCCGACGTCGGGCCTCGCCAACCTGACATCACTCTTCGCCGCGCAGGGGCTCTCCCAAAAGGACATGGTCGCGCTCTCCG GAGCTCACACCATTGGACTAGCACGTTGCACCAACTTCAGAGCCCACGTCTACAATGACACCAACATCGATGGTGCCTTCGCAagaacaaggcaatcaggttgCCCTCGAACCTCAGGTTCAGGTGACAACAATTTGGCGCCCTTGGACCTTCAAACCCCAACCGTATTTGAGAACAACTACTACAAGAATCTTGTTTGCAAGAAGGGGCTTCTACACTCTGACCAGGAGCTCTTCAACGGTGGATCCACCGATGCTCAAGTCCAATCATATGTTAGTAGTCAGAGCGCATTCTCCGCTGACTTTGTGACCGGCATGATCAAGATGGGTGACATCATGCCATTGACGGGCTCCAATGGGGAGATCAGGAAGAACTGCAGAAGGATTAACTAA
- the LOC112902517 gene encoding GDSL esterase/lipase At5g03600-like has product MIADGAKRLQELGVSKVLVNLTPPMGCQPYRTWMTNYAQCDSHVNTASSIHNAALKRKMDDFQDVLVLDLDSIFSQLIQSNSEFKGKYTPCCDATSKPEGYCGQEDSNGNAQYSPCPNPEDFFYWDCVHPTQAGWEAVMNRLEQPILNFLGLYS; this is encoded by the exons ATGATCGCTGACGGTGCCAAGCGGCTGCAGGAGCTGGGTGTGTCCAAGGTGCTCGTCAACCTGACGCCCCCAATGGGCTGCCAACCGTATCGGACCTGGATGACCAACTACGCCCAATGCGACAGCCACGTCAACACGGCGAGCAGCATCCACAACGCGGCTCTCAAAAGGAAGATGGACGACTTCCAAGACGTGCTCGTGCTCGACCTCGACTCCATATTCAGCCAACTCATCCAATCCAACTCCG AGTTCAAGGGCAAGTACACACCGTGTTGCGATGCTACATCTAAACCAGAAGGCTATTGCGGACAGGAGGACAGCAATGGCAACGCGCAGTACAGCCCATGCCCCAACCCGGAGGATTTCTTCTACTGGGACTGTGTGCACCCCACACAAGCAGGCTGGGAGGCCGTCATGAACCGCCTGGAGCAACCCATCCTGAATTTCTTAGGCTTGTACTCCTAG